Proteins encoded together in one Peribacillus asahii window:
- a CDS encoding permease produces the protein MSQSFLQMNTVFISILIESLPFILLAVILSGIIQIFVTEEMLAKIIPKNRYLSVLVTTLLGALFPACECGIIPITKRLIAKGVPLHAGVGFMQTAPVINPIVVMSTYAAFGNSWRMVLYRCGLSFFVSFISSIILSFQFKDSQLKQAFIPEVTHKIGFTSKLDGMIRHTIDEFFSVGKYLIMGALIASAMQTYIKTSTLVSIGHGTYSAILLMMALAFILSICSSADAFIASSFRSTFGTGSIVAFLVFGAIFDIKNLLMMTGTFKKKFVFFLFIYTIVLTSIGALFL, from the coding sequence ATGAGTCAGTCATTCTTACAAATGAATACAGTTTTTATTAGTATTCTTATTGAGTCATTACCATTTATTTTATTGGCAGTTATATTATCTGGAATCATACAAATATTTGTTACAGAAGAGATGTTGGCCAAAATCATTCCGAAAAATCGGTATTTGTCTGTTTTAGTAACAACCTTATTAGGAGCCTTATTTCCTGCATGTGAGTGTGGGATTATTCCAATAACAAAACGATTAATTGCGAAAGGCGTTCCGCTCCATGCAGGAGTCGGCTTTATGCAAACAGCTCCCGTCATAAATCCTATTGTTGTAATGAGCACCTATGCCGCTTTTGGAAATAGTTGGCGAATGGTTTTGTATCGTTGCGGTTTATCCTTTTTTGTTTCCTTTATTTCTAGTATCATATTATCCTTTCAATTTAAGGACAGCCAATTAAAGCAGGCATTCATTCCTGAAGTTACTCATAAGATCGGTTTTACATCAAAATTAGATGGGATGATTAGACACACAATAGATGAATTTTTTTCTGTTGGAAAATACTTAATCATGGGAGCGTTAATTGCTTCTGCCATGCAAACATATATTAAAACTTCAACATTAGTTTCCATTGGACATGGAACATATAGCGCTATTCTTTTGATGATGGCACTGGCTTTTATTCTTTCAATATGTTCATCAGCTGATGCCTTCATCGCTTCGTCATTTAGAAGCACGTTCGGAACAGGCTCCATTGTTGCCTTTCTTGTTTTTGGGGCGATCTTTGATATTAAGAACTTGCTGATGATGA
- a CDS encoding TIGR03943 family putative permease subunit, whose translation MKRSNQGNVSYHHLIRGIVLIGLALLVFKLLVTNHIAFFIAPQMVRFIYFSFIVLLILSIILILRGTSEKNHYSCHCDGEHTYPTSSFKSIMLYGLFILPITTGFLFSDNVLDSSVAMNRPITLVSPSQNNNTIRAAQNSTDTITVSDRNANQAKSISDNSNPSSAQQEPLSEKEYSSLQNQLEATNHIKMNDEYYVPIINILSEDLSNMIGKTITTKGFVYREQNFFQDEIVIARFSIVCCVADSSVYGIMAKGNVAHLPKDQWIQVTGKIDQVKYDGLTVPIIKIKKLSKIPVPENPYVYDVGVQIN comes from the coding sequence ATGAAAAGGAGTAATCAGGGGAATGTTTCGTATCATCATTTAATAAGGGGGATTGTACTGATTGGATTAGCCCTTCTTGTATTTAAATTACTTGTTACAAACCATATTGCTTTCTTCATTGCCCCACAGATGGTCCGTTTCATCTATTTTTCCTTTATTGTTTTACTTATTTTAAGTATTATATTAATCTTGCGAGGTACTTCTGAAAAAAACCATTATTCATGTCATTGCGACGGAGAGCATACCTACCCTACATCTAGTTTTAAAAGTATTATGCTTTATGGGTTATTTATCCTTCCTATTACAACGGGATTCCTATTTTCGGACAATGTTCTTGACAGTTCTGTGGCAATGAATAGACCCATCACTTTAGTAAGCCCATCACAAAACAATAATACAATCAGAGCTGCTCAAAATAGCACTGATACAATTACAGTTTCTGATAGAAATGCAAATCAAGCCAAGTCCATTTCCGATAACAGTAATCCCTCTTCCGCTCAACAAGAACCTTTATCCGAAAAAGAATATTCCTCACTGCAGAATCAATTGGAAGCAACTAACCATATTAAAATGAATGATGAGTATTATGTTCCTATCATCAACATCCTAAGTGAAGATCTTTCAAATATGATTGGTAAAACGATTACAACGAAAGGGTTTGTTTATAGAGAACAAAATTTCTTTCAGGATGAAATTGTCATCGCTCGATTTTCAATAGTATGCTGTGTTGCTGATTCCTCTGTCTACGGCATTATGGCAAAAGGAAATGTAGCACATTTACCAAAAGATCAATGGATACAAGTGACTGGTAAGATAGATCAAGTAAAATATGATGGATTAACCGTCCCTATTATCAAAATAAAGAAACTTTCAAAAATACCTGTACCGGAAAATCCATACGTGTATGATGTCGGTGTTCAAATTAACTAG
- a CDS encoding permease — MPYLYKFMKDSLVFLLFCLFLLLFFFSEQVKNFSFFTTIPNSFVNVNTIFLSIILEAIPFILLGVFVSAIIQSFVSEQTIQKLVPRNAYLALIPAALLGIIFPICECAIIPVVRRLIKKGMPAHVGVVFMLSAPILNPVVYASTYFAFKSTPYIANARMIIGFTTAIIIGLILYHTFKGQTILKEKNHHHHHHKHHHTHGNKFLETMYHASDELFDTGKYLFIGAFCASLFQTFLDRNLLLSIGTSTTLSPAIMMGFAYVLSVCSEADAFVASSFGSSFTTGGILAFLVFGPMLDIKNTLMLFAYFKKKFVFSLMAITTVIVYITIAIYQWLY, encoded by the coding sequence GTGCCTTACTTGTATAAATTCATGAAAGATAGTCTAGTTTTTCTTTTATTTTGTCTATTTCTGTTGTTATTTTTCTTTTCTGAACAAGTGAAAAACTTCTCGTTTTTTACTACAATCCCCAATTCTTTTGTTAATGTCAATACGATATTTCTAAGTATTATTCTAGAAGCTATTCCTTTTATTTTGTTGGGTGTTTTTGTATCGGCTATCATTCAATCCTTTGTCTCTGAACAAACGATTCAAAAATTAGTACCACGAAATGCTTATTTAGCCCTTATTCCTGCCGCCCTATTAGGAATCATTTTTCCTATATGCGAATGTGCGATTATTCCAGTCGTTCGAAGGTTAATTAAGAAAGGAATGCCTGCTCATGTTGGAGTAGTATTTATGCTTAGTGCCCCTATTCTTAATCCTGTCGTTTATGCATCTACGTATTTTGCTTTTAAAAGTACACCCTATATCGCAAATGCAAGAATGATCATTGGTTTTACTACAGCTATCATCATTGGTTTAATTTTATATCATACATTCAAAGGGCAAACTATTTTAAAAGAAAAAAATCATCACCATCACCATCACAAGCATCACCATACCCATGGAAATAAGTTTTTAGAAACGATGTATCATGCTAGTGATGAATTATTTGATACAGGTAAATACCTATTTATCGGAGCCTTTTGTGCGAGCCTTTTTCAAACGTTTTTGGATCGAAATCTATTGTTATCCATTGGGACAAGCACTACACTCTCACCAGCTATTATGATGGGCTTTGCTTATGTACTTTCTGTTTGTTCTGAAGCTGACGCCTTTGTTGCTTCTTCGTTTGGATCAAGCTTTACAACAGGAGGTATTCTCGCTTTTCTAGTATTTGGACCCATGCTTGATATTAAAAACACATTAATGTTATTTGCCTATTTTAAAAAGAAATTTGTATTTTCATTGATGGCTATTACCACAGTAATAGTGTATATAACTATTGCTATTTATCAATGGCTTTATTAG
- a CDS encoding metal ABC transporter substrate-binding protein, with translation MKKVKRLLCAIIGCFIILSGCSNGKQVSNEKGKEDPEKLQIITTFYPMYYFTKQITGNLANVEILIPNGVEPHDWEPTSKDMINMQEADVFIYNSRYFETWTEKVLDSIDSSNLNVVEASNGIGLMDSNIEEEQHDHDEDSEATKDPHVWLSPVLAQKEVDNIAEVLEKADPKNKEQYEKNADAFKAELTDLDKLYKETIDKAPRKEFVTQHAAFGYLAKQYRLTQIPIGGLSPDVEPTLAKLAELTDMMKEKKIKVVYFEELTSPKVAKTLANETGAKTEVLNPLEGLTKDEQEQGLDYIGVMEKNLEALKVALYNSK, from the coding sequence ATGAAAAAAGTGAAAAGACTCTTATGTGCAATCATTGGTTGTTTCATTATTTTAAGTGGTTGCTCCAATGGAAAACAGGTGAGTAATGAAAAAGGAAAGGAAGATCCAGAAAAGCTACAAATTATCACTACTTTTTATCCTATGTATTACTTTACAAAACAAATTACCGGGAATTTGGCAAATGTTGAAATATTAATACCTAATGGTGTGGAACCACATGATTGGGAACCCACCTCAAAAGATATGATAAACATGCAAGAAGCAGATGTATTTATATATAATAGTCGTTACTTTGAAACATGGACGGAAAAAGTGCTAGATAGTATTGATTCATCCAATCTGAATGTAGTAGAGGCATCAAATGGGATTGGACTCATGGATTCAAACATTGAGGAAGAACAACATGATCATGATGAGGATAGTGAAGCTACGAAAGATCCTCACGTGTGGCTTTCTCCGGTTTTAGCTCAAAAAGAGGTTGACAATATTGCTGAGGTTTTAGAAAAGGCTGATCCTAAAAATAAAGAACAATATGAAAAAAATGCAGATGCCTTTAAAGCAGAGCTAACAGATTTAGACAAATTATACAAAGAAACAATCGATAAAGCACCACGAAAAGAGTTTGTTACACAACATGCTGCATTCGGATATCTAGCTAAACAGTATAGATTGACACAAATTCCTATAGGTGGACTTTCTCCTGATGTTGAACCAACACTGGCTAAATTAGCGGAATTAACAGACATGATGAAGGAAAAGAAAATTAAGGTAGTCTACTTTGAAGAGCTTACATCCCCAAAGGTAGCAAAAACGTTGGCTAATGAAACGGGCGCAAAAACAGAAGTGTTAAATCCATTAGAGGGATTAACAAAGGACGAACAAGAGCAAGGTTTAGACTATATTGGAGTTATGGAGAAAAATTTAGAAGCTTTAAAAGTGGCACTATATAACTCTAAATAA
- a CDS encoding NAD(P)-binding domain-containing protein yields the protein MFDWIIIGGGIQGMTMATFLLKAGKTTVDHLAIVDMNDEPLARWKKCTEVISMPYLRSPSVHHLDVKPFSLQTYVKKNALHWNTAFYGRYKRPSLAAFNEHCEHLIEDLSLKQAWIQGKVIAVAKTETGWTVHLSNGGELIGQKLVLAMGIGEQPYWPIWAEELKQNHESSVFHIFDGKLPAIEQLQGPITIIGGGISSVHLALKLSGSHPNEVTLLKRHPFRVYDFDSDPAWLGPKNQLSFRKLKSFQKRREQIIQARHKGSIPPDLHMKLLNRVKQGTLCLLDGEVEQAEYRNGKINLHDKNGNLIEQTGTVLLATGFKPSLPGKEWLSPVIDTYQLCCSECGYPIVSRSLQWGPDLYVIGALAELEIGPIARNISGARYAAGRIVDSL from the coding sequence ATGTTTGATTGGATAATTATAGGTGGAGGCATTCAAGGGATGACGATGGCAACCTTTTTGCTTAAGGCAGGGAAAACAACAGTCGATCATCTAGCTATCGTAGATATGAATGACGAGCCACTAGCCCGATGGAAAAAATGTACAGAAGTCATTTCAATGCCCTATTTACGATCTCCATCCGTTCACCATCTGGATGTTAAACCGTTCAGTTTGCAAACCTATGTGAAAAAAAATGCTCTCCATTGGAATACTGCCTTTTACGGAAGATATAAACGCCCATCTTTGGCTGCTTTTAATGAACATTGTGAGCATCTTATTGAGGATTTATCTTTGAAGCAGGCTTGGATACAGGGGAAAGTAATAGCTGTTGCTAAAACAGAAACCGGATGGACTGTTCATTTGAGTAACGGTGGGGAACTGATTGGTCAAAAACTTGTTCTTGCTATGGGAATTGGGGAACAGCCTTACTGGCCGATATGGGCTGAGGAATTGAAACAAAATCATGAATCTTCTGTTTTTCATATTTTTGATGGGAAATTACCTGCGATTGAACAATTACAAGGACCAATCACCATTATTGGAGGCGGTATATCATCCGTTCATTTGGCGTTAAAGCTAAGTGGAAGTCATCCGAATGAGGTTACGTTATTAAAAAGACATCCATTTCGGGTTTACGATTTTGATAGTGACCCAGCTTGGTTAGGACCAAAAAACCAACTCTCTTTTCGTAAGTTGAAGAGCTTCCAAAAGAGGCGTGAGCAAATTATTCAGGCTAGGCATAAAGGATCGATTCCACCTGATTTACATATGAAACTGTTGAACCGGGTGAAGCAAGGAACATTATGTTTGTTAGATGGAGAAGTTGAACAGGCTGAATATCGAAATGGGAAAATAAATCTCCATGACAAGAATGGGAATTTAATTGAACAAACGGGAACGGTGTTATTAGCGACCGGTTTTAAGCCTTCACTTCCGGGAAAAGAATGGCTATCTCCAGTCATAGACACCTACCAATTGTGTTGTTCTGAATGTGGCTATCCCATCGTATCGAGGTCGTTACAATGGGGTCCTGATTTATATGTAATAGGAGCGCTAGCTGAGCTTGAAATTGGACCAATAGCCCGTAATATTTCTGGAGCGCGCTATGCAGCAGGCCGAATTGTTGATAGTTTATAA
- a CDS encoding GTP-binding protein: protein MERGKIPVTVLSGYLGSGKTTLLNHILQNRDEKKIAVIVNDMSEVNIDASLIKQGGFSRTEEKLVELQNGCICCTLREDLILEVEKLATKGDIDYIVIESTGISEPIPVAQTFTYVDESLGIDLSKFCRLDTMVTVIDANRFWQDFASGETLLDRKQAANDDDEREVADLLIDQIEFANVLVLNKTDLVVKDRLAELKAVLQALNPDANIIETVHSQLSLDQVLDTQLFDFETSSQSAGWMKELNEEHVPETEEYGIASFVFRRKKPFHPGRLMDWIENWPVEVVRAKGFLWLATRNNVAALLSQAGPSLTLEKAGEWIAAYSEEEQQQVLKEEPELLERWDAIYGDRMTELVLIGIGMDQKQITDSLDSCLLTDDEMNQDWANFYDPLPVFQN from the coding sequence GTGGAAAGAGGAAAGATACCTGTTACCGTTTTAAGTGGTTATTTAGGTTCAGGGAAAACGACGTTATTAAATCATATTTTACAAAACCGAGACGAGAAAAAGATAGCTGTTATCGTCAATGATATGAGTGAAGTAAATATAGATGCTTCCCTTATTAAACAGGGGGGATTTTCACGTACAGAAGAAAAGTTAGTGGAATTACAAAATGGCTGCATTTGCTGCACGCTTCGGGAAGATTTAATTCTTGAAGTAGAGAAGCTTGCTACCAAGGGTGATATTGATTATATTGTCATCGAATCAACGGGAATTAGTGAGCCGATACCAGTTGCTCAAACATTTACATATGTAGATGAAAGCCTTGGCATCGATTTATCAAAATTTTGCCGCCTAGACACAATGGTAACTGTTATCGACGCAAATCGATTTTGGCAGGATTTTGCTTCAGGCGAAACGTTACTCGACCGAAAGCAGGCTGCAAATGATGATGATGAAAGAGAGGTAGCTGACCTCCTCATTGACCAAATAGAATTTGCCAATGTCCTTGTTTTGAATAAAACGGATTTAGTCGTAAAAGATCGGCTAGCTGAGTTAAAGGCTGTCCTTCAAGCATTAAATCCCGATGCAAATATCATTGAAACCGTTCATTCACAGCTTTCATTGGATCAAGTACTTGACACCCAGTTATTTGATTTTGAAACATCAAGCCAAAGTGCTGGATGGATGAAAGAACTGAATGAAGAACATGTTCCTGAAACAGAAGAGTACGGGATTGCATCATTTGTTTTTAGAAGGAAAAAGCCATTTCATCCAGGACGTCTTATGGACTGGATTGAAAATTGGCCAGTTGAAGTGGTCCGTGCTAAAGGATTTCTTTGGCTTGCAACACGAAACAATGTGGCTGCCTTGCTTTCTCAAGCTGGTCCGTCATTAACTTTAGAGAAAGCAGGGGAGTGGATTGCGGCTTATTCAGAAGAAGAACAGCAGCAAGTTCTCAAAGAAGAACCTGAGCTTTTAGAACGCTGGGATGCAATATATGGAGACAGAATGACTGAATTAGTTCTAATTGGGATTGGAATGGATCAAAAGCAAATCACTGATTCATTAGATAGCTGCCTACTAACGGATGATGAAATGAATCAAGATTGGGCCAATTTTTATGATCCACTGCCAGTTTTTCAAAACTAA
- the rpmG gene encoding 50S ribosomal protein L33, translated as MRVKITLACTETGDRNYITTKNKRNNPDRIEFKKYCPRLKRVTLHRETK; from the coding sequence ATGAGAGTAAAAATTACGTTAGCATGTACAGAGACGGGAGACCGTAATTACATCACAACCAAAAATAAACGGAACAATCCAGATCGAATTGAATTTAAAAAATATTGCCCGCGATTAAAAAGAGTCACTTTGCATCGAGAAACAAAATAA
- the rpsN gene encoding 30S ribosomal protein S14, giving the protein MAKKSKVAKAIKQQKLVEQYAEIRKELKEKGDFAALNKLPRDSSPTRLHNRCAVTGRPRGYLRKFNMSRIVFRELAHKGQLPGVKKASW; this is encoded by the coding sequence ATGGCTAAAAAATCAAAAGTGGCTAAAGCCATCAAACAACAAAAATTGGTTGAACAATATGCGGAAATTCGCAAAGAATTAAAGGAAAAAGGTGATTTTGCAGCGTTAAATAAATTACCTCGTGATTCTTCACCAACACGATTGCATAATAGGTGTGCGGTAACGGGCAGACCAAGAGGATATTTACGTAAATTCAACATGTCTCGTATCGTTTTTCGTGAGCTTGCACATAAAGGGCAACTACCAGGAGTGAAAAAAGCCAGTTGGTAA
- a CDS encoding (2Fe-2S) ferredoxin domain-containing protein translates to MATWNLSNTKHHVLICNGSSCNREGAEELTQAIRKEISDRELDDTIHTTRTRCNGRCHDKCVVIAYPNGTWYKDMKPEDSPLLIDSLLSNKDCTGKISHTFNGEEFERSEGAVAGVRKNKAKVNKVSKIL, encoded by the coding sequence ATGGCTACATGGAATCTAAGTAACACGAAGCATCATGTTCTTATTTGTAATGGCAGCAGCTGCAATCGAGAGGGAGCGGAGGAACTTACTCAAGCCATTCGCAAAGAAATCTCAGATCGAGAATTAGATGATACGATTCACACCACCCGTACTCGTTGTAATGGACGCTGCCATGATAAATGTGTGGTCATTGCTTATCCAAATGGAACCTGGTATAAGGATATGAAGCCCGAGGATTCTCCTTTATTAATTGATTCCCTTTTGAGTAATAAAGATTGTACAGGGAAAATAAGCCATACATTTAATGGTGAAGAATTTGAACGTTCAGAGGGGGCTGTAGCAGGCGTTCGTAAAAATAAAGCAAAAGTAAATAAAGTATCCAAAATACTATAA
- a CDS encoding CobW family GTP-binding protein, which translates to MVMINPNKIPVTILTGYLGAGKTTLLNRILTEKHNQKIAVIVNEYGEVGIDNQLVVNSDEEILEMNNGCICCTVRGDLIRILRTLLFSMKEGKVKFDRVLIETTGLADPAPVAQTFFMDELLSETFEVDSIITVVDCKHVTKHLDYHDEAQEQIAFADVIILNKTDLISEENLQELEGRIIQMNPTAKRLYGQNCNVELKDILGIHTFDINHKLEVDPHFLEDHHHHEHDDKVSSVAFRENRPLNLEKVNQWMSQLIQEKGEDLLRYKGILYIEGIENRLVFQGLHMLFSGRPDRKWKENETKVSELVFIGKDLNKKELEQQFKNCIEIEEIGGLKKRKPKFKEFD; encoded by the coding sequence ATGGTTATGATCAATCCAAATAAAATTCCTGTGACCATCCTAACTGGTTATTTGGGGGCTGGAAAAACAACGCTTTTAAATCGAATCTTGACAGAAAAGCATAATCAAAAAATCGCTGTTATTGTCAATGAATATGGTGAAGTTGGTATAGATAATCAATTGGTTGTAAACTCTGATGAAGAAATTTTGGAAATGAACAATGGTTGCATTTGTTGTACTGTTCGTGGGGATTTGATACGTATTTTGCGAACTCTTCTGTTTTCAATGAAAGAAGGGAAGGTGAAATTTGATCGGGTCCTAATTGAAACAACAGGGCTTGCAGATCCCGCACCTGTTGCTCAGACCTTTTTTATGGATGAACTACTATCTGAGACATTTGAAGTAGATAGTATTATTACTGTAGTAGATTGCAAGCATGTCACAAAGCATTTGGATTATCATGATGAAGCACAAGAGCAAATTGCCTTCGCTGATGTGATTATTTTAAATAAAACAGATTTAATATCTGAGGAAAATTTACAAGAGCTTGAAGGAAGAATCATACAGATGAATCCTACTGCTAAACGATTATATGGGCAAAATTGTAATGTAGAGCTTAAAGATATACTAGGGATCCATACATTTGATATAAACCATAAACTTGAAGTGGATCCACATTTTTTGGAGGATCATCATCACCATGAGCACGATGACAAGGTATCGTCCGTTGCTTTTCGGGAAAATAGACCCCTTAATCTTGAAAAAGTGAATCAGTGGATGAGTCAGCTTATTCAAGAAAAAGGAGAAGACTTATTACGATATAAGGGAATTCTTTATATTGAAGGGATAGAAAACCGCTTGGTATTTCAGGGTCTGCACATGCTCTTCTCAGGAAGACCCGATCGAAAATGGAAAGAGAATGAAACGAAGGTAAGTGAATTAGTGTTTATCGGTAAAGATTTAAATAAGAAAGAACTCGAACAGCAATTTAAAAATTGTATAGAAATTGAGGAGATTGGGGGATTGAAAAAGAGGAAACCGAAGTTCAAGGAATTTGATTAA
- a CDS encoding MogA/MoaB family molybdenum cofactor biosynthesis protein, with product MSTEQHKKEALKKVNCKVITVSDTHTKETDKSGSLMIKMLKESSHSIHDYEIVTDDYEVIKAAIKKGCLDKEIDVVLLNGGTGIASRDVTVEVVQELLEKELTGFGEIFRMLSYLEDIGSAAILSRAIAGVAYGTAIFSTPGSSGAVKLAMEKLIIPEITHVVREIRKDLN from the coding sequence ATGAGTACAGAGCAACATAAGAAAGAAGCACTTAAAAAGGTAAATTGCAAAGTGATTACAGTCAGTGATACACATACAAAAGAGACAGATAAAAGTGGGAGTTTGATGATAAAAATGTTAAAAGAAAGCTCCCATTCTATACATGATTATGAAATTGTGACCGATGATTATGAGGTAATCAAGGCAGCCATAAAAAAGGGATGTCTGGATAAAGAGATTGATGTTGTGTTACTAAATGGTGGAACAGGTATTGCAAGCCGTGATGTTACAGTGGAAGTGGTTCAAGAGTTATTGGAAAAAGAACTAACAGGATTCGGTGAGATTTTTCGTATGCTTAGTTATTTAGAGGATATTGGTTCTGCAGCAATTTTAAGCAGAGCGATTGCCGGTGTCGCTTATGGGACAGCCATTTTTTCTACGCCGGGGTCTAGTGGGGCGGTCAAACTAGCTATGGAAAAGCTCATTATTCCAGAAATAACCCATGTAGTAAGAGAAATACGAAAAGATCTTAATTAG
- a CDS encoding ImmA/IrrE family metallo-endopeptidase, translated as MSEKSLICISVNKNHSRQRQRFTIAHELGHFLLHKGTAIHVDRNFRVNFRNGASSQATDLEGLPIFMSLKIIS; from the coding sequence ATATCTGAAAAATCCTTAATTTGTATCAGTGTTAACAAAAATCATTCACGTCAGAGACAACGCTTTACAATAGCACATGAGTTAGGCCATTTTCTTCTTCACAAGGGAACTGCTATCCATGTTGACCGTAACTTTAGGGTCAATTTTAGAAATGGAGCTTCATCTCAAGCTACAGATTTAGAGGGGTTACCGATTTTCATGTCTCTGAAAATAATTAGTTAA
- a CDS encoding tyrosine-type recombinase/integrase → MRKIISWPIDLIQSGDHLKPSSLGHRVRCVKSLFRWSHEEGYILKNPAAKLKEPKLGKRIPKFLTELEIEHLREACQTTMENALFEFMYSTGCRIGEVVKLNREDIDFQSNSVIVQGKGDKEREVYFNTRCSIWLKRYLDEQEDEDSCLFITDRRPKRRMSIDNLRYIIKRISNRAGIKKSIHPHQLRHSYATHMINNGAPIDVIQSLLGHEKSETTKIYAQLSGKLRQDYYSKYF, encoded by the coding sequence ATTAGAAAAATAATAAGTTGGCCAATTGATTTAATACAGTCAGGAGATCACTTAAAGCCTTCTAGTTTAGGACATAGGGTTCGTTGTGTTAAATCACTATTTAGATGGTCACATGAAGAGGGATATATTCTAAAAAATCCTGCTGCTAAATTGAAAGAGCCGAAATTAGGTAAAAGAATTCCTAAGTTTCTCACAGAATTAGAGATTGAACATCTAAGGGAAGCTTGCCAAACAACGATGGAAAATGCACTATTTGAGTTTATGTATTCAACCGGCTGCCGTATTGGTGAAGTTGTAAAGTTAAATCGCGAAGATATTGATTTTCAATCGAATTCAGTCATTGTACAAGGGAAAGGTGATAAAGAAAGGGAAGTTTACTTTAATACCCGCTGCTCCATTTGGTTAAAAAGATATTTAGATGAACAGGAGGATGAGGATTCTTGTTTGTTTATTACGGACAGAAGACCGAAAAGACGTATGAGCATCGATAATCTAAGATATATTATCAAACGCATATCAAACCGAGCTGGAATAAAAAAGAGTATACATCCCCATCAACTGCGCCATAGCTATGCAACGCATATGATTAATAACGGTGCGCCAATTGATGTCATCCAAAGTTTACTTGGGCATGAAAAGAGTGAGACTACAAAGATATATGCTCAGCTAAGCGGAAAACTAAGACAGGATTATTACAGTAAATACTTTTGA
- a CDS encoding DUF1064 domain-containing protein — MITLNHFDGIAESKYYEQLKWLLLSEQITSFKLQPRYLLQDSFKKNGVTFRKIEYIADFEVHRLDGSIEVIDIKGAPPTAEFKLKHKLFERLYLQSRTVLFYKPEYGGFITWERLKEIEKKVKPSTKKKPRVGSVVSKRAWDRLLPL; from the coding sequence ATGATTACGCTAAACCATTTTGATGGCATCGCTGAAAGTAAATATTATGAGCAGCTAAAATGGCTACTTTTATCTGAACAAATCACAAGCTTTAAATTGCAGCCACGATATTTGCTTCAAGATTCATTTAAAAAGAATGGTGTTACTTTTCGGAAGATTGAGTACATAGCAGATTTTGAAGTTCATAGATTAGATGGTTCTATTGAAGTCATTGACATAAAGGGAGCTCCACCAACAGCCGAATTCAAGTTAAAACATAAGCTTTTTGAAAGGTTGTATCTGCAAAGTCGTACTGTTCTTTTTTATAAGCCTGAATACGGTGGCTTTATAACGTGGGAAAGGTTGAAAGAAATTGAAAAGAAGGTGAAGCCAAGTACGAAAAAGAAACCTCGTGTGGGTTCTGTTGTATCGAAAAGAGCGTGGGACAGACTTTTACCTTTATGA
- a CDS encoding transcriptional regulator, giving the protein MESELCSYHDTLKEIQFLRNNIMFTKENYDENVGGGRSSLLSSPTEQIGVRLATHKKLNNLEEIAEAIEKVYNVVNDDYKKLIRLKYWTKPQTKTWEGIAAELHISRRKAFNWRDQIIQAVAEVLGWR; this is encoded by the coding sequence ATGGAATCTGAGTTATGTAGCTATCATGATACATTAAAAGAAATCCAGTTTTTAAGAAATAATATTATGTTCACGAAAGAGAATTACGATGAGAATGTTGGGGGCGGAAGAAGTTCGTTGCTTTCTTCTCCTACAGAACAAATAGGGGTAAGGTTAGCGACTCACAAAAAGTTGAATAACCTGGAAGAAATCGCAGAAGCTATTGAGAAAGTATATAACGTTGTAAATGACGATTATAAAAAGCTTATTCGACTGAAGTATTGGACAAAGCCACAAACGAAAACGTGGGAAGGGATTGCTGCGGAGTTACATATCAGCAGAAGGAAAGCCTTTAATTGGCGAGATCAAATTATTCAAGCTGTTGCAGAAGTGTTGGGATGGAGATAA